In Glycine max cultivar Williams 82 chromosome 4, Glycine_max_v4.0, whole genome shotgun sequence, the genomic stretch TTACTCAATCATTTATTTATACGCGTTTCTCCATTAACGAGTTGATCCATACGCTGCCGATTCATTATGAAAATTTAACCAATCTTCCTTGTGTTTACTGAGGCAATCAGCCAACAGTTAAAAAGCATTATTATTGTCTCCTCTATTTCCctgttttatttccttttagtcTCGTGACTCGTCGTGAGTGTAGGATAACGTCAATGAGGTTTTAGTACAGGATTACGCCACTAATCACCACGTAGGATTAGGTAATTATTTCCTAATTGGAGTAAAAGGTGGGGTGAAGACGGAAGATCTGAAATcggaataattattttatttcttatactgTTATCTTCTATACTAGCATCAATCCCTATGTATGGGTATACTACTATAATAAACAACTGGATTATATTTCAGCCCTAAAATGTTAATGCTCATTAGTGcactgttaaaaaattataagtggttttttttaattaaatattgatattgccatattttattgtaatttttattattgattagtatctttaagataaaaataataattaacataaaataggTAAAAATGATTAGCAAGTCttcatatttttatcaaattttcgaTAAAgtttttgatctttttttaaatgggttttcatttttttaataagatcttttcatttaattgttgttataaaaaaattcacatacatTAGTTATAGATACAAACAACGGACTCGTGCTTCTCTAGTGtcaattatgataaattttttttataagagttttattttattatataataatcattatttattattaaaaggaCCCAATAACTCAAAATTATATGTAacacattaaaataatattttttttattaaacaactCCCATTAACGTTcttagttgttttattttattatataataatcattatttattattaaaaggaCCCAATAATAATGTTAAGCACTAGTATTTAACAAGCAGCGTCTCCAATAGTTACGTCAAATAAACACCTGTCCTTAGTAAGATCAGAACCGTGAAAAAGTGacagatgaagatgctcttaagattctttaattaatatatagaaaGTTTCTATtgaaaaacataatattaaaaagataaaaatattattatttttgtttgtttttttaaaataaaaatatttaataacttctactttatttgtaaagctctttttaaaactttaatttttaattgtttttaagtaaaaaaaagtcaagCCTAATATAGCTtaagtcaaacaaaaatttaaaatattttttaaagataaatatatttaaatttatataacatatttatcaaatttttttatttaataagtattattaataataacttaCCCGTGGACATCTTTTTAGATAATATCTATGCATAGCATAGCATGAGTAAAAACATTAGTAATGGATAGAATATTATAACGAATcctttatgataaaaaaaaaaaatcttaaccaCGGGAATCCTTTAATCGTTGATTTGAAATTAGTTAaattacctttattttttttgtttgaccaTACATTCTTATAGGTTATTATAAGTTATATTCAAGGATAATTAGTAGCCCGACTAATTAGGATTCTTTTGACGCAAAAGTTAACCACGTTGACTccatggctttttttttttttttctttaaatgaaATTCCTGCTTAAGTTTGAACTACGATGGTTAAAGTACAAAACctacttttcttaattatctTAATCGTCTTCTTTCGACAACATATGGTAATTGGTATGAGATActttttgtttcaattaaaaCAAACCAAAAGTACGGGAGACGCATACAGGCATGGATACGGGGTGGGTTGATATGTgtttaacttctatttttttctctgttttccaaaaaaaaaaaaaaaaactgattgaGGATCCAGTTAGGAAGAgatgataattaagaaattttaacCTAACTCCATTTTtaccatgtttttttattatcagcAAACTTCATTTTTACCAAGTTTTATCGGGTTTAGAGAAATTTGTAGAAAATGtaccttatatttttaaaaaattattgtttatttttaaaagaatatagtTTTATCTttgtagtttgttttttttctctttttctccacgtcactaaaaaaataatatgtatttaattttttatgacattttaatttaaatggtatataaaaaccaataaataataaaaatcttaaaaacaaaatcttgcaaactaaattatatttgtacttaaatgtataaattcaactttattattcaattgttatgattcaaattatttaactattaaaatacataatttatatctttaataattataaaaaataaaatatgaagaaataatctttaatattatatatttataatgagACAGTTTAGCTTTTTAGAGTGATGAGTTACATCTTCATATGCAGTAGTGCTTTTACATGTTGGGGCAACTCAGATTTTCCTGTGAAAGTCAGATCGAGATTTAATGAGAGTACTCACAagttcatatttaattattacgtCTTTGAATAAGTTTGtgattattattgtatttttattttaataatataaaatgtttacATTAGTAACTTTCTGGATTGGGCTCCAAGATGGCAAAGAAAGAAGTCTTATACTTATTTAGGTCGATGTATACCTCGAATCAATTACAAGAATGCTAGGTATATCAAATAATTGTTAATCTTACTGAAAGGTCAAGATCGTTATGAACTCTTCAATTTTCAGCTTGAAACTAACTTATACGGTTATACTTAAGAGATTACATTACTTATTTGGTATTCCGCTATCAATGAGTCGTTAATCTTACTTGAAAATCAGAGTCGTTATGAACTCTTCGATTTTCTACTAAAAACTAGCTTATATACATCGTAAATTATGATATTTACCTGCATTTTCTTATCGATCGATAAACCGAAAAAGTTACTATCGTTATGAACTTTTCGATTTGTCGCTCAGATATCACATTACTTAAGTAGATAATCATCTCAAATCCAATATTTCGagcttatgttaaaaaatattaatattattactcaCCAAAGTAACCCAATATTATATTACAATGTTCTCATGCTTTTACTAATTCAAGTGTTACAAATCCTACAAATATTACCACCTCCAATATTGAGCTTCACAACATCGTGGTGAGTCCATCACTTGCAGTCACTTGGGGAATTAAAATTAGTCAAATTCATTCTAAAAGGCTCACTTAATTTCATGATAGACTCCTGCAATACTACTAACACATTGCAAAACAATgagtaaaacaaatttgtaagatGAATAATAAAGTAGACCTGGTAAATTAGTCGTGGAAAAAGTACTTAAGAGAGAGGTTAGAAGAAACTGGTGTCCGAAAGCAGAGGGGTAGAATaaaacattaacattataacACAGTGACAAAGGtgcaaaagagaaagagaagagaagcaTATTAAGCGTATTAGCGTGGGCTTTGCTGGACTTGGCGGGATTTCCGGTGCCGGATTCAGTGTCGGCTCGCATTCTACTCTTCCTTCCTACACATAATAATACTTCTGCTTAACCATTCTCTATTCTCTCTCtccaatttcttatttttatttcagtCCTCCATCGTCATCGTCATCGtcatattaataatatctttctcctttttattttcattttccaaatttaaaattttccctTTTCCCTCTGTCTTCCGTCAACTGAACAAGgattcagagagagagagagagtaggtAGAACAATAGAACCTCATAtacagaagaaaggaaaagcACAGAAAGTGAAACAGACTTGCTTCCCATCGAAACTCCTCCGAAGAAACCCAAAACAACACAAGCCTTGTGATTCCggtaactatttttttgttcccttttttaatttatttatttaattatttaatatttgggGGGTATGTAATTGTAATATGTTGGAAAGTTGAAGActttttgagagaaagagaaatgtaAAATGTGTTGGGTGtgtgtagagagagagagagagatttgatTGAAATGGATGGATCTTTGGGTCAGCGTTGAAAAGAGATGGGCATAGTGTGGTTTGGGTtcttgttgctgctgctgagTCAGGTGACATTGGAGCAGATTGAGCCACTGAGTTCCGCTGAGGAGCGAGAATCGTTGCTGGAACTAAGGGCTTCTCTGGGGTTGAGGAGCAAGGAGTGGCCAAGAAAGCCAGACCCTTGTTTAATCTGGGTTGGAATCACGTGCCAGAATGGTCGAGTCGTTGGGATCAATATCTCTGGGTTTAGAAGAACCAGAATTGGGAGGAGGAACCCGCAATTTGCAGTGGATGCTTTGGCCAATTTCACCCTCTTGCAGACCTTCAATGCCTCCAATTTCGTCCTTTCTGGCCCTATTCCTGATTGGTTTGGTCTCTCTCTCCCTTCGCTCAGAGTGCTTGATCTTCGTTTTTGCTCCATTGTTGATGCTATTCCCTCCACTCTTGGCAATTTAACCAACCTCACTGGTCTCTATCTCTCTGACAACAACCTCATTGGGAATGTTCCTGGGACTTTGGGTCAACTCTTGGCCCTTTCGGTTCTTGATCTTTCCAGGAATTCTCTTACTGGCTCCGTACCAGCCTCTTTCGCCTTTCTTTCGAATCTTTCTTCCCTTGACCTGTCTGCTAACTTTTTGTCGGGGGCGGTTCCCACCGGCATAGGGACTCTTTCCAGGCTGCAGTACTTGAATCTTTCCAACAATGGCCTTGCTTCTTTGCCTGCCCAATTGGGGGGTCTTGCTAGCTTAGTTGACCTTGATCTTAGTGAGAATTCTTTCGTTGGTGTTGGATTGCCTCTGGATTTGACCGGGTTGAGGAACTTGAGGAGGATGATACTCGCAAACAGCATGCTCTCTGGAGTTCTGCCCGGGAGGTTGTTTAGTGATTCGTTGCAGTTCCTAGTGCTGAGGCAAAACAATTTTAGTGGTTCTTTGCCTGTTGAGTTGTGGTCTCTGCCAAGATTGAGCTTCCTTGATGTCTCTGCCAATAACTTCAGTGGTCTGCTTCCCAATTCCAGTTCTGCTGCTAATAATGCTACTGTTGCGGTGCTCAATATTTCACATAACAAGTTTTATGGAGGCCTCACTCCTGCTCTCAGAAGGTTTGCTTTCGTTGATCTTTCCAGCAATTATTTTGAGGGCAAGGTTCTGGATTTCATGCGTAATGTATCTCTAGATATTAACTGCCTCCAGAATGCGACAAATCAGAGGTCAACGGTGAAATGTGCATCATTTTATGCAGAGAGGGGGCTCAGTTTTGACAATTTTGGACGCCCAAATACGACAAAACCTCCCGCCGCAGCCAAAAGCTCTGGGAAGAGCAATAAAACTAAGATTATATTGGCAGCAGTCTTGGGTGGAGTGGGTTTAATTGCAATTTTGGTGTTTCTACTAGTTCTGTTGCTTCTGTGTGCTCGTAAGAGGGGTAATTCAAATCAGAGAGGAAATGGTGTGGGTCCTGCTCCTGTTGGCAGTAGTCCTCCAAATCCCGGTGTACCAATCGACTTTCCAAATGTCGGAGATTCATTTACCTATCATCAGTTGCTCCAGGCAACAGGAGATTTCAATGATGCAAATCTTATCAAGCATGGCCACACTGGGGATTTCTTCAATGGTGTTCTGGAAAGTGGGATTCctattgttatcaaaaggatcGACACGCGCTCAGCTAAAAAGGAGGCTTACCTGTCGGAATTGGACTTCTTCAATAAGGTTTCTCATCAAAGATTTGTTCCTTTGTTAGGTCATTGctttgaaaatgagaatgagaagTTCCTGGTTTATAAACGCACGCCAAATGGGGACTTGTCTAATTGCTTGTACTACAAAAACACATCTGAAGATGGTACTTCGCAATCATTGGATTGGATAACTAGGTTAAAAATTGCTACTGGAGCAGCAGAGGCCCTATCATATCTACATCATGAATGTGTTCCACCGATTGTTCACAGGTATTTCTATATTTCCTTCTTgctcagtttttatttttatttccctcTTGATTGTTTTAACAAGCCATTGTATTCTGAAACCTGATGCAGTACCTGATTTCATACTCAACAGCTCATTCCTACTTAATCCTTGGATGCATCTTTGTGAAGGGTTCAAACCTTCTGGAGTGATcctctttataatttatatcaatCTGTATAGTTTGAAATAATACGGCCAAGATTACCGTTTTCCTATACCTTTTATGTCATTAAATGCGAATGTTACTGTCATAAATATTggtatttgtttttatatcatttagatgactaaatttaaatttcccttGTGTCCAAAATTTGTCTTATTATTAAGTGTGACTATGCATTTTCCATATAACGGAGCTGAGAAAGAAAGGTTGGGAATAAGTTCTACATGTGAGTGTATTCTCTCTGATTGAGGCATCTCAATCCAGCATGGGATGAATAAGTCACAAGTTTGCATAACAAAAGTTCAATCTATAAAAGCTAAATGGCATGCTAGAAGTGACATGTCTATCTTCTAATTATTGTAGAGATATTCAAGCAAGCAGTATACTTCTAGACGACAAATATGAAGTTCGGTTAGGGAGTTTAAGTGAAGTTTGTGCTCAAGAAGCTGATATTCATCAAAGTAAAATCACCCGGTTTCTGCGGTTGCCTCAGTAAGTACTCTACCAACAATATATTCAATGAATCTCATGAAAATTATGTCTGAAGGTCAATGCATTATGCACAGACATTGTGCTTCTTTTGACTTAATCCTTTTGGCTGTTTGATGGAAAATGCTTACACTTTGAAACTTTTGCTTTTggaattatttatctattttagaCCTGTCATGTTGTCTTTTTTAATGTGGgtgtttttaaataatagatGTCACTCATTTGGTTTTCATAATCACTGCATCAAACTTACATAAGTGACATTTTTGGTCTCTGCAACTATGAAGCCTTTTCTTTACCCTACTCTTTCTTCCACATATTCTGCCACTGTCATTAATTTGTGGTTTATTTGCATTATGAATTTTCAACAAGTTTTGTATTCCTTATTTACAAATGcatattatttgttataaaattatctaatttctcatttctatttttaatgtgCAGGTCTTCTGAACAAGGCACATCTGGTAAGTAGAAACTCAATGGTTTAGATTTGTAGTCAGTTCTATCCTTGATTGCATGCCTTTATCATTCTCTGTACCTCTTACtgtcttaaaaatatttcttgcaTACTAAGAAAATGTTTTGTCCCCTACCCAAAGTCCTTTAGGATTGATTCGGACTATATGCTGTTTTGAACACAAAGTAGACTAATCCTAATACACGCTTTGTATTTCGACCATGGTGTGAAGAACTGTAAGAGCACACACTTTTGTGCAACAGTGGGAATTATTGTCTATTAGTTGATATCTAATGGTGTGTTTTTATGGATTATCAATCTGTCACTGTTGGTGTGGACTGCAAGTCTCAGAGTAGATATGGGATTTTAGTGTCAGACTCAACTTTTTGGGCATCTAGAGTTGAAAGGGAACAGTGTTTAGTTGTTGCCATTTTGTCCTGATTGTTTTGTGCtagcaaaataaattttcagAAAGTCAGTTGGAAGTCGTTTTGATTATCTAGAATTATGAGATGTTCTTCATTCTGAAGTATTTAAGTGGTCAAGATATATGTGGAGTGATTGAACATGTACTGATTCCTGTTGGCTTGAGAAGTTATACTGTTACATTCACACAAAAAGCTCATAGAACTTTGGTTGGTTTGTGCCTGTCTTTCAAAAGTGCAAGTGTGTAGATTTGAGTACTTTCATGAATCATTTATATTAGGTGATTGATCTTGTGGTTTATTTTATGTGCTTATGTTGATTGTGTTTTCCTCTTTTCTGTCTTGAGGTGCGTAAGAATGCAGAGAAATAGACGTGGAGATAGTCAGAAATATTTCTTTCAATCTATTATTAtgacatgaattttatttaCTGTCAAACAGGTTCATCAACATCAATTTGTGCCTATGACGTTTATTGTTTTGGAAAAGTTTTACTTGAGCTGGTGACGGGTAAGCTGGGAATGAGTGCAGCTAGTGAGGCCGAAGTAAAGGAATGGTTTGATCAGATTCTACCTTGCATTAGTATGTATGATAAGGAGCTAGTAACAAAAATTGTTGATCCGTCAATGGTTGTTGATGAGGATTTCTTAGAGGAAATATGGGCTATATCCATTGTTGCCAGGTCTTGCCTAAATCCTAAACCTTCAAGGAGACCCCCAATGAGATATGTTCTCAAGGCTCTGGAAAACCCTTTAAAGGTTGTGAGGGAAGAAAATTCCAGTTCTGCGCGGCTTAGAGCAACCTCTTCTAGAGGCTCTTGGAATGCTACGTTGTTTGGTAGTTGGCGTCAGAGTTCTTCCGATGTAACAGTTACTCCAGCAGCCTCTGGTACAAAACTCGAAAGAGCTAGCAGTTTAAAGCTGTCAGGAACTACCGGTTCGCAGTCACAGGGTAGTTTCCACAATGGTGGAGGTGAGATTTCGTCATCGCGGAGACGACATTCAAAGGAGATATTCCCAGAGCCATCTGGGGTACATGATGTAGAGAGGTTGGAGCTTCAATAGAAACTTGAGtgataaatttaattcttgTGGTAATGAGACtgctcctttcttctttttggtATTTGGAACTGGAAAGTGTTCATTGTACATGTCAGTAGACAAAGCGGCTCTCAATTCCTTTCAAAGGGGGTTATTGTATTTCTTTTCAGTGATTTTGGACACAAACTGATGGAGTGGAGGTGACAGAGGTATAGAGAGCAAGAAGGCCAAGTGCTATGGTAGATATGGATACTTTGTGACTGCTTGTTTTGGACAGAAACAAGCCCCATTTTTTTTAGctgtaattgatttttttacctTTGTCTCGaggtcccccccccccccctatgGAATGTAAATTTTATTGCGTTAGATTTTCTCCATTCAGATCACATTTGTTTTTATTCTGGAAAAAAGGGGGACAGcatcaaaatttgaaagaatgaaaaaggaaacaagTTATACTGATTCACTTGGCCCTAACTGAGTTTGTGTGTTTGGATTAAAGTTTGCAAGCTTAAATTTAAGTTTGCAAACTGAGTTAAAGAATGTGTTTGGATTGTAAGTGAAGTTGCTGCCACACGAAGTACGAGACACCCTCAATGTAAAAGCAAGCAAGGGGATGTTTCCTGGAAACGGAGGGTTGAGTGCCTGCAAACAAAAGTATCtcaattcttgttttttttttttttttttaagttgagtATTCATACAAACTTTTACATCCAAAGATACTTTTAGGAAGTAatcaaatatgacttcaaattgattttattcttaaaCATACTTTTAGAACATTTTACtaaaaattcaaacatatcCTTTGTTGTTGGCTTTGCCGTTAAAGAGGAGACGATAACTTTGTTCGATATTGCTGCTATGCATATCAATCATGCCCTCAATTTCACGGTGTCAGTTAAGGGAATGCACGTCTTaagaaaatcattatttatactaattttcaagataaaataattttatctgactaaaatatctttattacatactaaaatatctttattgctaagaataattttttatataagaaactcTAATGTTTGGATTTCTTgttgtttcttataatttttgtattgcAGTAAAATTCtgggttttttttatgaataatatgaCACTGTGCGACTACAAAAAATGATGCGGGGGCTACAAAAAGATGATTAAGAAATCCATATGAATTTCTTGCATTGGAGATGCTCTAAGATTAAtaatgagagaaaaataatttattttttatattaaaataaattaaatgtaacatatatatatatatatatatatatatatcataaataaaatagtgtatattttaaaatgaaaaaggaaaaataatttaaatatctataaaaaaagataaaatttaatttcataaatttataaaattaatagtacatatttaaaatttgtcgtcaataattgaaaatgatgctagaaaaaaaatgaaactatttATATTGTAGCAGTAATAGACTATAAGAGAAGAGACACTTCATGTCTCACTGactctccattttttttttaataacaaaaagttATAATGaggattatataaaattaagtgatttacgaaagtaattataaaaataaaagataaaaaaatagtaatccaTAGTGTAATTATAGGAATAAAAATGTTTacaccaaatttttttattctctttgtaTATAGATagattaaaatatgatatatacTGATCTTTCAAGGAAATAGTATGTATTttagaatgagaaagaaaaaagtatacTTTATGTCTCTTTTGAAAAAaagctatttaaaaaataatttcctcGATTATACTTATTTCCTGAAAcaagcatttaaaaaatatagttggtCCGTACTTAATGTGAGAAAAAGGTCCCACCGAGATTTGAACTCGGGTTACTGGATTCAGAGTCCAATGTCCTGACCACTAGACCATGGGACCTTATTGTTGATGTATTTATGACTAATATATGTCTACAGATCTATCTCTCTTGCACTTACCTTCCCTACTTTTTATTGAAGCGGAAAAAAGACCCTGGTATAATTTTTCATCCCTATGATATAATACATTTTggttttattatgtaaatttcatttttcttattttactaCCTCAAAtagttttaagtttaatttagtAGCGGTCATCAGTTAGGTTCgtcaagtttatttttttaacaataaatattaagttattaattttgttagaaatCGTAAAGTAATGATGTAATAAATTAATGGAGtattatatcattaattaagtGATGACTTAATGgactaatatgaaaaatatatttaaataaataaaaaatttatcttttgacATTGCATTAATTTAAGGGCGAAGAACTTGCATGTGAGCCCAGGAGGAATCGCCATTAAGGATTGTCATTTATACATGGGGCTTCACTTgagaaatttctttaaaatttagagatacttttaaatatataaattatattataattgaaatttataataaataaatattattgacaatataaattatattttagatttacaataaatatttatattgtgatgtaatatttttttgattattgatatttaaaaaaaacattgaaatttaagttagaataaaaaaaattaaaaataaca encodes the following:
- the LOC100805769 gene encoding probable LRR receptor-like serine/threonine-protein kinase At2g16250 translates to MGIVWFGFLLLLLSQVTLEQIEPLSSAEERESLLELRASLGLRSKEWPRKPDPCLIWVGITCQNGRVVGINISGFRRTRIGRRNPQFAVDALANFTLLQTFNASNFVLSGPIPDWFGLSLPSLRVLDLRFCSIVDAIPSTLGNLTNLTGLYLSDNNLIGNVPGTLGQLLALSVLDLSRNSLTGSVPASFAFLSNLSSLDLSANFLSGAVPTGIGTLSRLQYLNLSNNGLASLPAQLGGLASLVDLDLSENSFVGVGLPLDLTGLRNLRRMILANSMLSGVLPGRLFSDSLQFLVLRQNNFSGSLPVELWSLPRLSFLDVSANNFSGLLPNSSSAANNATVAVLNISHNKFYGGLTPALRRFAFVDLSSNYFEGKVLDFMRNVSLDINCLQNATNQRSTVKCASFYAERGLSFDNFGRPNTTKPPAAAKSSGKSNKTKIILAAVLGGVGLIAILVFLLVLLLLCARKRGNSNQRGNGVGPAPVGSSPPNPGVPIDFPNVGDSFTYHQLLQATGDFNDANLIKHGHTGDFFNGVLESGIPIVIKRIDTRSAKKEAYLSELDFFNKVSHQRFVPLLGHCFENENEKFLVYKRTPNGDLSNCLYYKNTSEDGTSQSLDWITRLKIATGAAEALSYLHHECVPPIVHRDIQASSILLDDKYEVRLGSLSEVCAQEADIHQSKITRFLRLPQSSEQGTSGSSTSICAYDVYCFGKVLLELVTGKLGMSAASEAEVKEWFDQILPCISMYDKELVTKIVDPSMVVDEDFLEEIWAISIVARSCLNPKPSRRPPMRYVLKALENPLKVVREENSSSARLRATSSRGSWNATLFGSWRQSSSDVTVTPAASGTKLERASSLKLSGTTGSQSQGSFHNGGGEISSSRRRHSKEIFPEPSGVHDVERLELQ